From the genome of Thauera chlorobenzoica:
CTGGTGTGCTCGGGCGCCGGCGCGGCGGCGATCGCCTGCCTCGACCTGATGGTGAGCGTCGGCCTCAAGCGCGAGAACATCACCGTGTGCGACTCGAAGGGAGTGATCTACGAAGGTCGCGAGGCCAACATGGAGCCGACCAAGGCGCGCTATGCGCAGCGAACCGCGGCACGCACCCTGGGCGACGTCATCGACGGCGCCGATGTCTTCCTCGGCCTGTCCACCGCGGGCGTGCTCAAGCCCGAGATGGTGGCAAAGATGGCGCCGCGGCCGCTGATCTTCGCCCTCGCCAACCCGAACCCCGAGATCCTGCCTGCCGACGCCAGGGCGGTGCGCCCGGACTGCGTGATCGCCACCGGCCGTTCGGACTTCCCGAACCAGGTCAACAACGTGCTGTGCTTCCCCTTCATCTTCCGCGGCGCACTCGACGTCGGCGCGACCACGATCAACGAGGAGATGAAGCTCGCCTGCGTGAAGGCGATCGCCGAGCTGGCCGAGGCCGAGGCGAGCGACATCGTCGCCAGCGCCTACGGCGGCCAGGAGCTGGGCTTCGGCCCCGAGTACATCATCCCCAAGCCGTTCGACCCGCGCCTGATCGTCAAGATCGCGCCGGCGGTGGCGAAGGCGGCGATGGAGTCCGGTGTGGCGACCAAGCCGATCGAGGATTTCGATGCCTATGTCTCGAGCCTGAACGCTTTCGTGTACCAGTCGGGCATGTTGATGAAGCCGGTGTTTTCGGCGGCCAAGCGCGTTGCCGCCGAGCACAAGCGCGTGATCTACGCCGAAGGCGAGGATCCGCGCGTGCTCCACGCGGTGCGTGTGGTCCTCGACGAAGGCCTGGCGCGCCCGATCCTGATCGGGCGTCCGGACGTGATCGAGATGCGGATCAAGAAGATCGGCCTCAACCTCGCCGCCGGGCGTGATTTTGAAGTCGTCAATCCCGAGTTCGATCCCCGCTACCGCGATCTGTGGAACGAGTACTACCGGCTGATGAGCCGCGACGGCGTGACGCCCGACATCGCCAAGGCCAAGATGCGCCGCGACACCACGCTGATCGGCGCGATGCTGCTGCGCAACGGCGACGCCGATGCGCTGGTGTGCGGCACCTACGGCACCTACGACTACCACCTCAAGCAGGTCGAGGACGTCATCGGCCTGGCGCCGGGGGCGAAGCGGTTCGCGGCGATGAACCTGCTGCTGCTTACCAAGCGCATGCTGGCGGTCACCGACACCTACGTGAACGAGAACCCGAGCGCGGAAGAAGTCGCCGACATCGCCCGCATGGCGGCCGAAGAGCTGCGCCGCTTCGGCATCGAACCGAGCGTGGCCCTGCTGTCGCATTCCAACTTCGGCAGCTCCAATTCGGCCTCGGCGCGCAAGATGCGCGAAGCCTGCGCGATCCTGCGTGCGGCTGCGCCCGAGCTCAACTGCGACGGCGAGATGCACGGCGACGCTGCGCTGTCGCAGGAAATCCGCGACAAGCTCCATCCGGACTCGACCCTCGTCGGCGAAGCCAACCTGCTGGTGATGCCCAACCTCGACGCCGCCAACATCTCCTTCAACCTGATGAAGATGGCCAACGGCGACGGCGTCACGGTGGGGCCGATCCTGCTCGGCGCCGCGCAGCCGGTGCATATCCTGACCCCGTCGGCGACCGTGCGCCGGCTGATCAACATCACCGCGCTGGCGGTGGTCGATGCGCAGGCGTCGCGCAGCGCCGGTGCTCGTTGAGGGCGCGCTTCGATCCAGGCATGACCGGAACGGGGCCGTCGGCGACCCCGTTCCAGCCAACGGAGACCGATATGAACCACGCAATCCGCTTTCATCGCACCGGCGGTCCCGAAGTCCTGCAATGGGAGGCGGCCGCACTGCCCGCGCCCGCCGCGGGCGAGGTCCGGCTACGCCACCACGCGGTGGGACTGAACTACATCGACACCTATCACCGCAGCG
Proteins encoded in this window:
- a CDS encoding NADP-dependent malic enzyme — translated: MDQDFIAAALDYHRAPTRGKISVVPTKSLINQRDLALAYSPGVAAACDAIVADPAEAFELTSRGNLVAVVTNGTAVLGLGNIGPLAAKPVMEGKGCLFKKFANIDVFDIELAENDPDKLIEIIASLEPTLGGINLEDIKAPECFYIEKKLRERMKIPVFHDDQHGTAIISAAGLINGLKVVGKDIGQVKLVCSGAGAAAIACLDLMVSVGLKRENITVCDSKGVIYEGREANMEPTKARYAQRTAARTLGDVIDGADVFLGLSTAGVLKPEMVAKMAPRPLIFALANPNPEILPADARAVRPDCVIATGRSDFPNQVNNVLCFPFIFRGALDVGATTINEEMKLACVKAIAELAEAEASDIVASAYGGQELGFGPEYIIPKPFDPRLIVKIAPAVAKAAMESGVATKPIEDFDAYVSSLNAFVYQSGMLMKPVFSAAKRVAAEHKRVIYAEGEDPRVLHAVRVVLDEGLARPILIGRPDVIEMRIKKIGLNLAAGRDFEVVNPEFDPRYRDLWNEYYRLMSRDGVTPDIAKAKMRRDTTLIGAMLLRNGDADALVCGTYGTYDYHLKQVEDVIGLAPGAKRFAAMNLLLLTKRMLAVTDTYVNENPSAEEVADIARMAAEELRRFGIEPSVALLSHSNFGSSNSASARKMREACAILRAAAPELNCDGEMHGDAALSQEIRDKLHPDSTLVGEANLLVMPNLDAANISFNLMKMANGDGVTVGPILLGAAQPVHILTPSATVRRLINITALAVVDAQASRSAGAR